The region GGTTTTCCTTCGAACATTTCGGTTTCAATTTCGACGACATTGTTTTCTCCCTCTTTGGCGTCCGGTCCACAAACGGCCTGAAACACGCAAAActcaatttatatttatcagTTATATAAAAAACGAATTGtattacaacaaaaaaactTACATGGCGTAAAAATAGAGTGTGCGCCATATAATCAGCGTCTCCTTCTTCCTCGAGGAATGTCCATTCTACAACTCTGTTTTCAGCATTCAATGTACATCCTGGAAAACAATGAAgatatcaaataaaacatgTATCAAACACTGAAGTAGCAAGAGACGAATAGTTGAGATGATGGGAGTAGTTGAATTACCCCAGAAATATTCCTTTGCGTCTCCTTTGGCAGCGGATATGCTTGGTTGTCTAGATGTACTCATTGCGGACTCTGCTATTGGTGTTCACTAGACGAGGTTGCACGCAGATCTGATATCTCTACCTCACACCTATCGGAGCAAACTTAATTCACGGTCAATTTCACAAATCACACATGTGCATCGCCGCGGGTCCCACTCTGGCCATGCTtagattattttgaatataaccGGTCCtttatggaataaaatgcCTCCTTGGGATTAAGAAGGATTCTATATCAAATGTTAAAGCTCGACGTCTCAACTGAATGAGTAAGATGTGCCTCACTAAACTCAGATCACCGAATCGGCTTTACTCAAGCCAGGGCTGCCCCGTCACAGGTGGCGGCCAGTTTTCGTCGGAGCAGCGCATAAACCATGAAGGTGCATCACATCCTTTTTGTGCAAACGTCCCGAATCTTTGATCTGCGATGGCAACCGAACGGAGAAATGCctgtatatttttctaatactGATCCTATCAGTCTGTTATCCCGGAACCCGGCCAGATCGTTCAATAGGCCAAATCCGGCTTTTATATATAAGTCCTATTCCGCGCTTTCCGGATATACACAGCTGTTGTTTACTTCCGGTTCTATAAGTTGACGTGTCGCAATGTCGTTAAAACACATCTTGTAACTGATGCAATGCCTAAAATCGAATGTCTAGATAAAATCGAGAAGTTTCTGATTATAGACACAAACATTTAGATATTGTAGAATATACTCGTCGTGTTTGTGTGAATCAAAAATACTGTGTACTGTAAATGTGCTGTTCTggaatatcaattaaatcaatttattgCCAATTGGTCATTTTTGGCTTGTTTTTGGATGATCGTTTTTTTATGGTAAGTTTCTAGTTTCTTTTTATTGTTTATACCTGTGAATTCGTGTCTCTAATTACTATAACTATCTATTTCAGAAAAGTTACAAATTCCAATAATTGTGAGAAAATGGAACGGCTTCaatcgaaatatttcaaactgaTGCTGgcacttctcttcattttgATGTCAAATTGTCTTCCTGAATCAACAGAggagaaaatcgatgaaaatgaatctaaACATGATGGTGCATTAGTAGCTGTTGAAACTGAGGAGGATGAAGGAAAATTAGACCCTGGTAAGTGGGGATTTTAATCAGTAGTAACTGTAGCTGTGACGTAGCTTTCATTGATATCCAATATGGTTTTTTGATTGGCAGGTGACAATTCTGAAGATGTATTAACGGGTGAAGTGTTTTATCCAACTCATGATTGGCAAACTGTTAAACCAGGTAAATCTATCATATGATCCTTAGGTGTAGTCAGTTATGACAGGGTTTCACAGACACAGAGTTCTTACAATCAGGGAATATCGAACCTCTCGAAAAGAGATAGCCCCCGCTAGAGATATCTCATGACTTAATCATAACGTAATCATAATATAACTTCATTTTTAGTTTATGGTCAGGGAAAGATAAGGAAATTTGGATTCCCTGATCTATAAAAACCCTGGTTCCACTGTGATCTCATTTTGTACAATGTTCTGTGTGGTTTTAAAGGACAAGCAATTCCACAAGGTCTCCATGTTCGTATGAACTTAGAAACGGGACTTAAAGAAGCAAAACTAATGGAAGGAGACGATGGGATGAAATATTGGAAGAAAGGCGATAAAAAAGGTGATTATTTAACGATAAATCAGCAGCGATTCATGAGACTAATGCATCAGTTTATTTGATGTTATGTTTGGTTTCAGGAATGGTAAATACGGATAGTAAATCATTTACTATCAATGAACTGAAGAAAGCATTAAAGGATTTCAAAGCGGATTCCGACGACGTCCAAGATGAAAATGTAAGTTGCGTAAAAAGATTTCCACTTTGAAGTCTCAATCGGAAGTGAATCTCAATTCAAAATAGCTGTTTTTTATTGGTTgtagataaaaaatgaagcttTAAAGAAGAGTTTCCGAAGTTACGACGAACTGAAGCAAGATTTCAAACAGATGAAACTCAATGTCAAAACTGATAATGAGattattaatgaattaatggCTCAATATCAATCAGCAAATATCAATGTTGATGATAAATTAACAATTCttgaagatttagaatatcacTTGCATCAGGTGAGTTTCTGACATTTTGAATGCTCTTGTGGACCTTGTGCTAGACCCTAGTTAATGTTTTGCGTTGCTTACTGCCTTATCCTATGGTATCCTATAAACATCTCTCCCATAATTGGTTGGATAAAGACAAGTTTTCCATTTGAAAATGCTGTATCTCACTCTATCAACGAATTCCTTTATATGATACGTCGCTTAATATGCCTTTTCAATGATATAAATGCCCTCTGATGTATCACGAAACCTTCAAACGTAGATCTTGGATCACTAAACTGTTATTTTTCTAGATACTTACATTGAATTTTTTACTTCTAGATTGATAATGCTCAAGATTTTGTGAAGATGGGAGGTTTAGAACTTTTGATGAAGGATCTGAATAATACAGATGAATCAGTTCGCAGTCATGTTGCGTTAGTGCTTGGTTCCAGTATGCAAAAGTgagtacatgtacatagatAGACCTGATAGACGACTCCTGAGTGCTGAAAACAGTTGCTTGGATGTTATTTCTTTCTAGAGAGAGAGATGTCTGATTAGTTAAATGATTAGTTATGATGACTGATTAGTTAAAACAAACTAATGGAAGAATATCTGGGCAGCTTGGCTGTAGCACCATATAAGCTTCATCGttgttaaaatgttttttcaaatctGCTCTTATTACTGTGTAAACTATTTGTTCTctatttcggttttattttacaGTAATCCACGAGTCCAGATAAGTGCATTACAAACAGGATTATTGCAACACCTCATACGAATGTTAGCTACTGAAAAATCCGTAAAACTCAGAAGTAAAATACTCTACGCGTTATCCTCGTTGGTTCGTCAATTTCCGTTCgctcagaaaaaaatgttagaACTCGGTGGAGTTCACGTTTTAGTTGCGCTCTTCAAAGAACGCAATATCGAAAAGCTTCAACTAAAAGGAGTGATTTTGATCAGCGATCTACTTGAAGAAAAGGTTAGATTTAGCCATAAAAAGATACAGTTATAACTAGTTATAACGCTAGAATGAGCTTTCACAGTAGTCTTGATTTCTGGGAGAAGTTCGTCGACAAAAATGGATTCATCTAtcgttatttttcatttatttttagcATTCACTATTAGAAAATCGAAACAAAAATCACGAAGAAAGAATTAAACAGTATTCAGAGTAAGTATCAATATACTGCGGAATCTGAGAAATAGTGATACTAATCCTAAATCCACTTTCATTTATATACCAGGTACAATGATTTTTTGTATTGTTTAGGGTGCTATTGCTGGAAGCTTTGATCGATCAGAATTGGTGCGATTTATTTCCGAATCTACTCAATATACCGGAACATGATAGTCGAGAAAAAGTCCTAAACGCTATGTCTACGCTAGTGAAACCGTGTAGgaataaattcaataaagttctTCCGTCGTTGACTAGACTTCGTACGGAGTATGAAAACTTGGCAGCGCAAGATCAAGATCAGGATAGTTACTATACCGATGTATATGAAACAGTTAACAATGTGATCAATAGACTGGCTGAAAAAGATgaattatgatagaaataatcGCATAAAAACCATTAGTCACAAATTCCACATTCCAGTATGAGGAACTACTGGTATATTCATATCAGAATCAAGTCTTTCTTTTGGGTGTCATTCATAAATGACGTACACCTCTGGGGAGGTGGAGTCATGAAGTACCTACTTCTCATTATGTACATAATGCTTAAATAATTTTGCATACATACTTAATGAATGACCACCAATATATTTATAGATGAGCAATTTTACGTATTTCAGAATTTACATGATGTAATCatttgtataaaaataaaGGTTTTTCAATATTCTACATGTATAATCATTAGCTTTGAAGAGTTGTTGAGGAGCTGTGTTATCAAACTGTAGGACTATGCAGGATAGCGcattttgtaatataaattacaAGCTTTCATAACTGCATAGTAGATTCATCAGGTAAGTTATTCACCTGAAGCTACTATTCCAAGCAGTGAAAATTCGTAATTTAggccaaaaaaattgataccttgtttctccgctctgctgagcttaaatgttgacccggccggccgcctatctaccctatacattacttttttttaaatcgtgatcaatttcaccataacagacccggccgctatggaaatgaactgtttataaattttatcatattttacaaaaatgacccggccgctgcggagaaacaaggtatcatttttgtttagccttaggaTAAAATCAGTGAACCTATAAAAACAAATGCAGCCACATCCTTTTTCCGTGAATACGCCATCTTGACAGCCAAATAGATCCTTGTAGGTAAG is a window of Tubulanus polymorphus chromosome 2, tnTubPoly1.2, whole genome shotgun sequence DNA encoding:
- the LOC141899767 gene encoding nucleotide exchange factor SIL1-like; this encodes MERLQSKYFKLMLALLFILMSNCLPESTEEKIDENESKHDGALVAVETEEDEGKLDPGDNSEDVLTGEVFYPTHDWQTVKPGQAIPQGLHVRMNLETGLKEAKLMEGDDGMKYWKKGDKKGMVNTDSKSFTINELKKALKDFKADSDDVQDENIKNEALKKSFRSYDELKQDFKQMKLNVKTDNEIINELMAQYQSANINVDDKLTILEDLEYHLHQIDNAQDFVKMGGLELLMKDLNNTDESVRSHVALVLGSSMQNNPRVQISALQTGLLQHLIRMLATEKSVKLRSKILYALSSLVRQFPFAQKKMLELGGVHVLVALFKERNIEKLQLKGVILISDLLEEKHSLLENRNKNHEERIKQYSEVLLLEALIDQNWCDLFPNLLNIPEHDSREKVLNAMSTLVKPCRNKFNKVLPSLTRLRTEYENLAAQDQDQDSYYTDVYETVNNVINRLAEKDEL